In the genome of Magnolia sinica isolate HGM2019 chromosome 2, MsV1, whole genome shotgun sequence, one region contains:
- the LOC131237038 gene encoding U-box domain-containing protein 15 — protein sequence MEGEGGGEPVDKVGMAQEESNVIQGLIDVIEAVGSFADFRRTQRKECSNLVRRMNLLAPMLEEVREFEGQLPPEAEKCLDDLKKVFVLSKKLLITCHEGSKIYLALESEAVMGRFHAVYEKMSQALDCMPYNEIGISDEVREQVELMHEQLKRAKRRADTQDIELAMDMMVVFSKKDDRNADTAILERLAKKLELHTIPELRDETLAVRKLIKERGRQNVETTQQIIDLLNKFKQIAGIDETNKLDDVTWQKCFNKCPSLVIPNDFLCPISLELMTDPVIIATGQTYERSSIQKWLDSNHRTCPNTRQILSHLSLAPNYALRNLILQWCEKNNVELPKKDSCASSDDSEHKEEISTLVANLSSGQLDVQQMAVKKIRLLSKENTDNRIAIASCGAIPPLVHLLSYPDSKIQEHTVTALLNLSIDEGNKRPIAKEGAIPAIIEVLKNGTIEARENSAAALFSLSMLDENKVMVGSLNGIPPLVDLLNNGTIRGKKDAATALFNLSLNNANKARAIEAGIVPPLLQLLGDKQLGMIDEALSILLLLASHPEGRNSLGQLSLIEVLVNFIKDGTPKNKECALSVLLELGLSNSSFILVALQFGVYDHLVDVAKSGTSRARRKASSLLQHMSNCEQVP from the exons atggagggagagggaGGAGGAGAGCCAGTGGATAAGGTTGGGATGGCCCAAGAAGAGAGCAATGTGATTCAGGGGCTGATCGATGTGATTGAGGCCGTTGGATCATTTGCGGATTTCCGACGGACCCAGAGGAAGGAGTGTTCCAATCTGGTGAGAAGGATGAATCTGTTGGCGCCGATGTTGGAAGAGGTGAGGGAGTTCGAAGGGCAGCTGCCTCCAGAGGCTGAGAAGTGTCTGGATGATCTGAAGAAGGTCTTCGTGTTGTCCAAGAAGCTTTTGATTACTTGTCATGAGGGGAGCAAGATTTATCtg GCATTGGAGAGTGAAGCGGTGATGGGTAGATTCCATGCTGTTTATGAAAAAATGAGTCAGGCTTTGGATTGTATGCCTTACAATGAGATTGGGATCTCTGATGAAGTGAGAGAGCAA GTTGAGCTAATGCATGAGCAACTCAAAAGAGCGAAGCGGCGAGCGGATACTCAAGATATAGAGCTTGCAATGGATATGATGGTTGTATTTTCTAAAAAAGATGATCGAAATGCAGACACCGCCATACTGGAACGGTTAGCGAAGAAGCTAGAGCTGCATACTATCCCAGAGTTGCGAGATGAAACACTAGCTGTAAGAAAACTCATCAAAGAAAGGGGCAGACAGAATGTTGAAACCACCCAACAGATCATAGACCTCCTGAACAAATTCAAACAGATTGCTGGGATTGACGAGACAAACAAGCTAGATGATGTTACTTGGCAGAAATGTTTTAATAAGTGCCCATCTTTGGTGATCCCAAATGATTTCCTTTGTCCAATCTCACTGGAACTCATGACGGATCCTGTTATCATCGCGACCGGTCAG ACATACGAAAGATCGAGCATACAGAAGTGGCTGGATTCCAATCACCGGACCTGTCCAAACACTCGACAGATATTGTCCCATCTCTCGCTAGCACCAAACTATGCCCTCCGCAACTTAATTTTGCAGTGGTGTGAGAAGAACAATGTCGAATTGCCGAAAAAGGACAGTTGTGCCAGCTCAGACGACTCTGAACACAAAGAGGAGATTTCTACATTGGTTGCAAACCTGTCATCAGGTCAGCTCGATGTGCAGCAAATGGCAGTCAAGAAAATCCGTCTGCTTTCCAAAGAAAATACTGATAATAGGATCGCCATTGCTAGTTGTGGTGCAATTCCACCTCTGGTCCACCTGCTGTCCTACCCAGATTCCAAGATCCAAGAACACACAGTAACCGCTCTGTTAAATCTATCGATTGATGAAGGAAACAAGAGACCGATTGCCAAAGAAGGAGCCATTCCCGCTATAATCGAAGTTTTGAAAAATGGAACTATCGAGGCCAGAGAGAACTCTGCTGCGGCGTTATTCAGTCTATCTATGCTTGATGAGAACAAAGTGATGGTGGGGTCCTTGAATGGAATCCCACCATTGGTTGATCTCTTAAATAATGGGACCATCAGAGGTAAGAAGGATGCAGCGACTGCCCTCTTTAACTTATCTCTCAACAATGCAAACAAGGCCAGAGCGATCGAGGCCGGCATTGTCCCACCTCTACTCCAACTGCTTGGTGATAAGCAATTAGGTATGATCGACGAGGCTCTATCAATTTTGCTTCTTCTCGCATCGCATCCTGAAGGACGCAACTCGCTAGGACAGCTGTCGCTCATTGAAGTGCTCGTGAATTTCATCAAAGATGGGACGCCCAAGAACAAGGAGTGTGCGCTTTCCGTTCTGCTCGAGTTGGGATTGAGTAATTCATCTTTCATATTGGTTGCACTCCAGTTCGGTGTCTATGATCATTTGGTTGATGTGGCGAAGAGCGGAACTAGTAGAGCTCGAAGGAAGGCTAGCTCCCTCCTGCAGCATATGAGCAACTGCGAGCAGGTTCCATGA